From a region of the Streptomyces sp. NBC_01454 genome:
- the shc gene encoding squalene--hopene cyclase, producing MTATTDGSTGALPPRSPSASDATTENTTASARTRTALRDDTADTARRATTRATDHLLSAQDPAGWWKGDLETNVTMDAEDLLLRQFLGIQDPELTEAAARYIRGEQGTDGTWATFYGGPGELSTTIEAYVALRLAGDAPDAPHMARASAWVREQGGIASARVFTRIWLALFGWWKWDDLPQLPPELLYFPKWFPLNIYDFGCWARQTIVPLTIVSAKRPVRPAPFALDELHTDPRRPNPPRPLAPAVSWDGLFQRLDKALHLYRKVAFRRLRRAAMRSAARWIIERQENDGCWGGIQPPAVYSVIALHLLGYDLDHPVLRAGLASLDRFAVRREDGARMIEACQSPVWDTCLATIALADAGLPADHPQLVKAVDWMLAEQIDRPGDWSVRRPQLPSGGWAFEFENDNYPDIDDTAEVVIALRRVKHPDPQRVDAAVRRAVRWNFGMQSKDGGWGAFDVDNTSPLPNRLPFCDFGEVIDPPSADVTAHVVEMLAEVGRTHDPRTRRGIAWLLAEQDTCGAWFGRWGTNYLYGTGSVLPALAAAGIPRAHPAVRRAVLWLERVQNDDGGWGEDQRSYQDKEQWAGRGASTASQTAWALMALLAAGERDSEAVRRGVRWLASTQREDGTWDEPYFTGTGFPWDFSINYHLYRQVFPLTALGRYLGGGPAAAPVRA from the coding sequence ATGACAGCGACGACCGACGGAAGCACCGGGGCGCTGCCGCCCCGGTCCCCTTCGGCCAGCGATGCCACCACTGAGAACACCACGGCATCCGCCCGTACGCGCACCGCCTTACGGGACGACACGGCGGACACCGCCCGCCGCGCGACCACCCGCGCCACCGACCATCTGCTGTCCGCCCAGGACCCCGCCGGATGGTGGAAGGGCGACCTCGAGACCAACGTCACGATGGACGCCGAAGACCTGCTGCTCCGTCAGTTCCTGGGTATCCAGGACCCCGAACTCACCGAGGCGGCCGCCCGCTACATCCGCGGCGAGCAGGGCACGGACGGCACCTGGGCCACCTTCTACGGCGGGCCCGGCGAACTCTCCACCACCATCGAGGCTTATGTCGCCCTGCGGCTCGCCGGGGACGCCCCCGACGCACCGCACATGGCCAGGGCCTCCGCATGGGTCCGCGAGCAGGGCGGCATCGCTTCGGCCCGGGTCTTCACCCGCATCTGGCTGGCCCTGTTCGGCTGGTGGAAGTGGGACGACCTGCCCCAACTGCCCCCAGAACTCCTCTACTTCCCCAAGTGGTTCCCGCTCAACATCTATGACTTCGGGTGCTGGGCGCGGCAGACGATCGTGCCGCTGACCATCGTCTCGGCCAAACGCCCGGTGCGCCCGGCGCCGTTCGCCCTCGACGAGCTGCACACCGATCCGCGCCGCCCCAACCCGCCGCGGCCGCTCGCCCCCGCCGTCAGCTGGGACGGCCTGTTCCAGCGCCTCGACAAGGCGCTGCACCTCTACCGCAAGGTCGCCTTCCGCCGGCTGCGCCGTGCCGCGATGCGCTCCGCCGCCCGCTGGATCATCGAACGCCAGGAGAACGACGGCTGCTGGGGCGGTATCCAGCCGCCCGCCGTCTACTCCGTCATCGCCCTGCATCTCCTCGGCTACGACCTCGACCACCCCGTGCTGCGCGCCGGCCTGGCCTCCCTCGACCGGTTCGCGGTACGGCGCGAGGACGGCGCCCGGATGATCGAGGCCTGTCAGTCCCCGGTCTGGGACACCTGCCTGGCCACCATCGCGCTCGCCGACGCCGGTCTGCCCGCCGATCACCCCCAGCTGGTCAAGGCCGTCGACTGGATGCTCGCCGAGCAGATCGACCGCCCCGGCGACTGGAGCGTGCGGCGTCCCCAACTCCCCTCCGGAGGCTGGGCGTTCGAGTTCGAGAACGACAACTACCCGGACATCGACGACACCGCCGAGGTGGTGATCGCCCTGCGCCGGGTGAAGCACCCCGATCCGCAGCGGGTCGACGCCGCGGTGCGCCGCGCGGTGCGCTGGAACTTCGGCATGCAGTCCAAGGACGGCGGCTGGGGCGCCTTCGACGTCGACAACACCAGCCCGCTGCCCAACCGGCTGCCGTTCTGTGACTTCGGGGAGGTCATCGACCCGCCGTCGGCCGATGTCACCGCCCATGTCGTCGAGATGCTCGCGGAGGTGGGCCGCACCCACGATCCGCGCACCCGCCGCGGTATCGCCTGGCTGCTGGCCGAACAGGACACCTGCGGCGCCTGGTTCGGCCGCTGGGGCACCAACTACCTCTACGGCACCGGATCGGTGCTCCCCGCGCTGGCCGCCGCCGGCATCCCGCGCGCGCACCCCGCCGTCCGCCGCGCGGTCCTGTGGCTGGAGCGGGTGCAGAACGACGACGGCGGCTGGGGCGAGGACCAGCGGTCCTACCAGGACAAGGAGCAGTGGGCCGGGCGCGGCGCCTCGACCGCCTCACAGACCGCCTGGGCACTGATGGCGCTGCTCGCGGCCGGCGAGCGCGACAGCGAGGCGGTACGGCGCGGGGTGCGCTGGCTGGCCTCGACCCAGCGCGAGGACGGCACCTGGGACGAGCCGTACTTCACCGGCACGGGCTTCCCCTGGGACTTCTCCATCAATTACCACCTCTACCGCCAGGTCTTCCCCCTGACGGCGCTGGGTCGCTACCTGGGCGGGGGACCGGCCGCCGCACCGGTGAGGGCCTGA
- a CDS encoding polyprenyl synthetase family protein has product MNPASPAIDTESVTALLERGRTLATPVLRAAVNRLASPMDTVAAYHFGWIDAEGHPTTGDSGKAVRPALALLSAEAAGAAPEVGIPGAVAVELVHNFSLLHDDLMDGDEQRRHRDTVWKVHGPAQAILVGDALFALANEILLELGTVDAGRATRRLTQASRKLIDGQAQDISYEHRERVTVEECLEMEGNKTGALLACAVSIGAVLGGADDRMADTLEKYGYHLGLAFQAVDDLLGIWGDPDATGKQTWSDLRQRKKSLPVVAALAAGGEASERLARILAADAKKSESEIADFTEEEFASRAALIEEAGGREWTSQEARRQHTTAIAALDEIEMPQKVRAELVALADFVVVRKR; this is encoded by the coding sequence GTGAATCCGGCTTCCCCAGCTATCGACACCGAGAGCGTCACCGCGCTGCTGGAGCGCGGGCGGACACTCGCCACTCCCGTGCTGCGTGCCGCCGTCAACCGGCTCGCTTCTCCCATGGACACCGTCGCCGCCTACCACTTCGGCTGGATCGACGCCGAGGGCCACCCCACCACGGGGGACAGCGGCAAGGCGGTACGGCCCGCGCTCGCCCTGCTGTCGGCCGAGGCCGCGGGGGCGGCCCCCGAGGTCGGCATCCCCGGCGCGGTCGCCGTCGAGCTGGTGCACAACTTCTCGCTGCTGCACGACGACCTCATGGACGGCGACGAGCAGCGCAGGCACCGCGACACCGTCTGGAAGGTGCACGGCCCCGCGCAGGCCATCCTCGTCGGCGACGCGCTGTTCGCCCTGGCCAACGAAATACTGCTGGAGCTCGGCACGGTCGACGCCGGCCGCGCCACCCGCCGCCTCACCCAGGCCTCCCGCAAGCTGATCGACGGTCAGGCCCAGGACATCTCCTACGAGCACCGCGAGCGGGTCACCGTCGAGGAGTGCCTGGAGATGGAGGGCAACAAGACCGGCGCGCTGCTGGCCTGTGCCGTCTCCATCGGCGCGGTGCTCGGTGGCGCCGACGACCGTATGGCGGACACCCTCGAGAAGTACGGCTACCACCTCGGTCTCGCCTTCCAGGCCGTGGACGACCTGCTCGGCATCTGGGGCGACCCGGACGCCACCGGCAAGCAGACCTGGAGCGATCTGCGGCAGCGCAAGAAGTCGCTGCCGGTCGTCGCGGCCCTGGCCGCCGGCGGCGAGGCCTCCGAGCGGCTGGCCCGGATCCTGGCGGCCGACGCCAAGAAGAGCGAGAGCGAGATCGCCGACTTCACCGAGGAGGAGTTCGCCTCCCGCGCGGCCCTCATCGAGGAGGCCGGCGGCCGTGAGTGGACTTCCCAGGAGGCCCGCCGTCAGCACACCACCGCCATCGCCGCGCTCGACGAGATCGAGATGCCGCAGAAAGTCCGTGCCGAGCTCGTCGCGCTCGCTGACTTCGTCGTCGTACGAAAGAGATGA
- the hpnE gene encoding hydroxysqualene dehydroxylase HpnE translates to MTPGATRLGHDSGLPSGRPQGAAAVVIGGGLAGTTAALALADAGLRVTLIEGRPRLGGLVFSFRRESAAGALSVDNGQHVYLRCCTAYRTFLERIGATDLVPLQDRMDVPVLDPGGSFGRGRMRLGRLRRTALPVPLHLARSLAGYPHLSPAERARVVRATLALKGLDPADPALDGIDFGSWLRCHGQSDRAVEALWDLVGIATLNARAEDASMGLAAKVFRTGLLSAPGAADIGWSRVPLGDVHDTLARTALEKAGVRLALRTRAGAVTRGGDGWQVSVENGPHGGERLTADTVVLAVPQREAHGLLPDGALEGKDRLLEIGTAPILNLHVVYDRKVLRRPFFAAIGSPVQWVFDRTDASGLTRAGGNERCQYLAVSQSAAQEEIDQPVAKLRARYLPELERLLPAARGARIHDFFVTRERTATFAPAPGVGRLRPAARTQASGLFLAGAWTATGWPATMESAVRSGTAAAREALTELGFPQGQLPQEAA, encoded by the coding sequence ATGACACCGGGAGCCACGCGGCTCGGTCACGACTCCGGCCTGCCGTCCGGCCGTCCGCAGGGGGCGGCCGCGGTGGTCATCGGCGGCGGTCTCGCGGGCACGACCGCGGCGCTCGCGCTGGCCGACGCCGGGCTGCGGGTCACCCTGATCGAGGGCCGGCCCCGGCTCGGCGGGCTGGTCTTCTCCTTCCGGCGCGAGTCCGCGGCCGGTGCGCTGAGTGTCGACAACGGCCAGCACGTCTACCTGCGCTGCTGCACCGCGTACCGCACGTTCCTGGAGCGGATCGGCGCCACGGACCTGGTGCCCCTCCAGGACCGCATGGACGTACCGGTCCTGGACCCCGGAGGCAGCTTCGGCCGGGGAAGGATGCGGCTGGGCCGGCTGCGCCGCACCGCCCTGCCCGTCCCGCTGCACCTCGCCCGCAGCCTGGCCGGCTACCCGCATCTCTCCCCCGCCGAGCGGGCCCGCGTCGTCCGCGCCACCCTGGCGCTCAAGGGACTCGACCCGGCCGACCCCGCGCTGGACGGGATCGACTTCGGCAGCTGGCTGCGCTGCCACGGCCAGTCGGACCGGGCCGTCGAGGCGCTGTGGGACCTGGTCGGCATCGCCACCCTCAACGCCCGTGCTGAGGACGCCTCGATGGGCCTGGCCGCCAAGGTCTTCCGGACCGGGCTGCTGTCCGCGCCGGGCGCCGCCGACATCGGCTGGTCCCGCGTCCCGCTCGGCGACGTCCATGACACCCTCGCCCGCACCGCACTGGAGAAGGCCGGGGTGCGCCTCGCCCTGCGCACCCGCGCCGGTGCCGTCACGCGCGGCGGGGACGGCTGGCAGGTCTCGGTGGAGAACGGCCCGCACGGCGGCGAGCGGCTGACCGCCGACACCGTCGTCCTCGCCGTACCGCAGCGCGAGGCCCACGGCCTGCTGCCCGACGGGGCGCTGGAGGGCAAGGACCGGCTGCTGGAGATCGGCACCGCGCCGATCCTCAACCTCCATGTCGTCTACGACCGCAAGGTGCTGCGCCGCCCCTTCTTCGCCGCGATCGGCTCCCCGGTCCAGTGGGTCTTCGACCGCACCGACGCCTCGGGGCTCACGCGCGCGGGCGGCAACGAGCGCTGCCAGTATCTGGCGGTCTCGCAGTCCGCCGCGCAGGAGGAGATCGACCAGCCGGTCGCCAAGCTCCGCGCCCGCTATCTGCCGGAGCTGGAGCGCCTGCTGCCCGCCGCCCGGGGCGCCAGGATCCACGACTTCTTCGTCACCCGCGAGCGCACCGCGACCTTCGCGCCCGCACCGGGCGTCGGCAGGCTCCGCCCCGCCGCCCGCACCCAAGCTTCCGGCCTGTTCCTGGCCGGCGCGTGGACCGCCACCGGGTGGCCCGCGACCATGGAAAGCGCTGTTCGCAGCGGCACTGCCGCCGCTCGCGAGGCACTCACCGAACTCGGCTTCCCCCAGGGCCAGTTGCCTCAGGAGGCGGCATGA
- the hpnD gene encoding presqualene diphosphate synthase HpnD, with protein sequence MSRTVEDTAHASAPVLAAYRYCEAITGQQARNFAYGIRLLPTDKRQAMSALYAFSRRIDDIGDGTLEPTAKQGRLEDTRALLARIKDGRIDDDDTDPVAVALSDAARRFPLPLDGLDELIDGVLMDVRGETYETWDELKVYCRCVAGAIGRLSLGVFGTVPGAQDAERASEYADTLGLALQLTNILRDVREDAGNGRTYLPAEDLAKFGCADGFDRPVPPPGSDFAGLVHFEVNRARALFAEGFQLLPMLDRRSGACVAAMAGIYHRLLSRIAADPGAVLRGRVSLPGREKAFVAVRGLSGLDARAIGRRQSVRRRG encoded by the coding sequence GTGAGTCGGACCGTGGAGGACACTGCACACGCGTCCGCGCCGGTGCTCGCTGCGTACCGCTACTGCGAGGCCATCACCGGGCAGCAGGCACGGAACTTCGCCTACGGCATCCGGCTGCTGCCGACCGACAAGCGACAGGCCATGTCGGCGCTCTACGCCTTCTCCCGCCGGATCGACGACATCGGTGACGGCACCCTGGAGCCCACCGCCAAACAGGGGCGCCTGGAGGACACCCGGGCGCTGCTGGCCCGCATCAAGGACGGCCGGATCGACGACGACGACACCGACCCGGTGGCCGTCGCGCTCTCCGACGCCGCCCGCCGCTTCCCGCTGCCCCTGGACGGTCTCGACGAGCTGATCGACGGCGTGCTGATGGACGTGCGCGGCGAGACGTACGAGACCTGGGACGAGCTGAAGGTCTACTGCCGTTGTGTGGCCGGCGCGATCGGCCGGCTCTCGCTCGGTGTGTTCGGCACGGTGCCGGGCGCGCAGGACGCCGAGCGCGCCTCGGAGTACGCCGACACCCTCGGCCTCGCCCTCCAACTGACCAACATTCTCAGGGACGTTCGCGAGGACGCCGGCAACGGCCGCACCTACCTCCCCGCCGAGGACCTCGCCAAGTTCGGCTGCGCGGACGGCTTCGACCGCCCCGTACCGCCGCCCGGCTCCGACTTCGCCGGCCTGGTGCACTTCGAGGTCAACCGCGCCCGTGCGCTGTTCGCCGAGGGCTTCCAGCTGCTGCCGATGCTCGACCGGCGCAGCGGTGCCTGCGTGGCCGCGATGGCCGGCATCTACCACCGCCTGCTCTCCCGGATCGCCGCCGACCCCGGGGCGGTGCTGCGCGGCCGGGTCTCGCTGCCCGGCCGGGAGAAGGCCTTCGTCGCGGTGCGCGGGCTGTCCGGGCTCGACGCACGGGCGATCGGCCGGCGGCAGTCCGTCCGGAGGCGCGGATGA
- the hpnC gene encoding squalene synthase HpnC: MLDQAAHENFPVAPFFLPRVWRADLMAVYGFARLVDDIGDGDLAPGGGDAVLLGLDRAQDGGTARSSAESGGERLALLDALEADLHRVFSDRAPGPRHPLMRRLGPTVRRCRLTPEPFLDLIAANRQDQRVSRYGTYDDLAAYCELSANPVGRLVLGITGTASPERIRRSDAVCTALQIVEHLQDVAEDLGRDRIYLPAEDMKRFGVTESDLAAPSGGASVRALIAYEAERARDLLNEGTPLVGSVHGRLKLLLAGFVAGGRAALQAVAAADHDVLPGPPKPTKLSLLREVAATLRREG, encoded by the coding sequence GTGCTCGATCAGGCCGCACACGAGAACTTCCCGGTCGCGCCGTTCTTCCTGCCCCGGGTCTGGCGGGCCGATCTGATGGCCGTTTACGGCTTCGCCCGGCTCGTCGACGACATCGGTGACGGCGATCTCGCACCCGGCGGCGGCGACGCCGTGCTCCTCGGGCTGGACCGCGCGCAGGACGGGGGCACCGCCCGCTCGAGCGCAGAGAGCGGGGGAGAGCGGCTCGCGCTGCTGGACGCCCTGGAGGCGGATCTGCACCGCGTCTTCAGCGACCGTGCCCCGGGGCCCCGCCATCCGCTCATGCGCCGGCTCGGCCCGACCGTCCGCCGCTGCCGCCTGACCCCCGAGCCGTTCCTCGATCTGATCGCGGCCAACCGGCAGGACCAGCGGGTCAGCCGCTACGGCACCTACGACGATCTGGCCGCCTACTGCGAGCTGTCCGCGAACCCCGTCGGCCGGCTCGTCCTCGGCATCACCGGCACCGCGAGCCCCGAGCGCATCCGCCGCTCGGACGCCGTCTGCACCGCCCTCCAGATCGTCGAACACCTCCAGGACGTGGCCGAGGATCTCGGGCGCGACCGCATCTACCTCCCCGCCGAGGACATGAAACGCTTCGGCGTCACCGAGTCCGATCTGGCCGCGCCCAGCGGGGGCGCATCGGTGCGCGCGCTGATCGCCTACGAGGCGGAACGCGCCCGTGACCTGCTGAATGAAGGCACCCCGCTGGTGGGTAGCGTCCACGGCAGACTCAAGCTGCTGCTGGCCGGTTTCGTGGCCGGCGGGCGTGCCGCGCTCCAGGCGGTCGCGGCCGCCGATCATGACGTACTCCCTGGACCGCCCAAGCCGACCAAGCTCAGCCTGCTGCGCGAGGTAGCGGCGACATTGCGAAGAGAGGGGTGA
- a CDS encoding ABC transporter ATP-binding protein, with the protein MRSGTDVAEQTNGVQPTEAARERIPTVIADDLHIVYRVYGTGAGKGSATAALNRIIRRKPSTGVREVHAVKGVSFTAYRGESIGLIGSNGSGKSTLLKAVAGLLPAESGKVYTHGQPSLLGVNAALMNDLTGEKNVLLGGLAMGMSREQVRERYDGIVDFSGINEKGDFISLPMRTYSSGMAARLRFSIAAAKDHDVLMIDEALATGDRSFQKRSEARIRELRKEAGTVFLVSHNNKSIRDTCDRVLWLERGELLMDGPTDEVIKAYEKETGK; encoded by the coding sequence CTGAGGAGCGGTACGGACGTGGCTGAGCAGACCAACGGCGTCCAGCCGACCGAGGCGGCGCGGGAGCGGATCCCCACCGTGATCGCGGACGATCTGCACATCGTCTACCGCGTCTACGGCACGGGCGCCGGCAAGGGCAGCGCCACCGCGGCGCTGAACCGCATCATCCGCCGCAAGCCCTCCACGGGTGTGCGGGAGGTGCACGCGGTCAAGGGTGTGTCCTTCACCGCCTACCGCGGCGAGTCGATCGGCCTGATCGGCTCCAACGGCTCGGGCAAGTCCACCCTGCTCAAGGCGGTCGCCGGCCTGCTGCCCGCCGAGAGCGGCAAGGTCTACACCCACGGCCAGCCCTCCCTGCTGGGCGTGAACGCGGCGCTGATGAACGACCTGACCGGCGAGAAGAACGTCCTGCTCGGCGGCCTGGCCATGGGCATGTCCCGCGAGCAGGTCCGCGAGCGCTACGACGGGATCGTCGACTTCTCCGGCATCAACGAGAAGGGCGACTTCATCTCGCTGCCGATGCGCACCTATTCGTCCGGCATGGCGGCCCGGCTGCGGTTCTCCATCGCCGCCGCCAAGGACCACGACGTGCTGATGATCGACGAGGCCCTGGCCACCGGCGACCGCAGCTTCCAAAAGCGCTCCGAGGCCCGCATCCGCGAACTGCGCAAGGAAGCCGGCACCGTCTTCCTGGTCAGCCACAACAACAAGTCCATCCGCGACACCTGCGACCGGGTCCTGTGGCTGGAGCGCGGCGAACTGCTGATGGACGGCCCCACCGACGAGGTCATCAAGGCGTACGAGAAGGAGACGGGCAAGTAG
- a CDS encoding ABC transporter permease produces MSETTHDSAVAMSAPPSSDEGLTPAQRAQKYGLSQSGARPGLLEYIGQLWHRRHFISAFASAKLTAQYSQAKLGQVWQVATPLLNAGVYYLIFGVLIGTSRGVPNYVLFLVTGVFIFTFTQSSVMAGTRAISGSLGLVRALHFPRACLPISFCLMQLQQLLFSMGVLVIILLGFGQVPTWSWLLALPTLALQFVFNTGLAMVMARLGAKTPDLAQLMPFIMRTWMYASGVMFSISVILKGKDVPKFVEVLLNGNPAVVYIDLMRFALIDTFKANQLPHHVWAFAIGWALLAGVAGFVYFWKAEERYGRG; encoded by the coding sequence GTGAGCGAGACCACGCACGACAGTGCGGTCGCCATGAGTGCCCCGCCATCTTCCGATGAGGGGCTCACCCCTGCCCAGCGGGCCCAGAAGTACGGGCTCTCGCAGAGCGGCGCCCGTCCGGGCCTCCTGGAGTACATCGGGCAGCTGTGGCACCGCCGGCATTTCATCTCCGCCTTCGCCAGCGCCAAGCTGACGGCGCAGTACAGCCAGGCCAAGCTGGGCCAGGTCTGGCAGGTGGCGACGCCGCTGCTCAACGCGGGCGTCTACTACTTGATCTTCGGTGTGCTGATCGGCACGAGCCGGGGCGTTCCCAACTACGTCCTGTTCCTGGTGACCGGCGTCTTCATCTTCACCTTCACCCAGAGCTCGGTGATGGCCGGCACCCGGGCGATCTCGGGCAGCCTGGGGCTGGTGCGGGCGCTGCACTTCCCGCGGGCCTGTCTGCCGATCTCGTTCTGCCTGATGCAGCTGCAGCAGCTGCTGTTCTCCATGGGCGTGCTGGTGATCATCCTGCTCGGCTTCGGGCAGGTGCCGACGTGGTCGTGGCTGCTCGCCCTGCCGACGCTGGCGCTGCAGTTCGTGTTCAACACCGGTCTGGCGATGGTGATGGCGCGGCTGGGGGCGAAGACCCCGGACCTGGCGCAGCTGATGCCGTTCATCATGCGGACCTGGATGTACGCCTCCGGCGTGATGTTCAGCATCAGCGTGATCCTCAAGGGCAAGGACGTCCCGAAGTTCGTGGAGGTTCTCCTCAACGGGAATCCGGCCGTCGTCTACATCGACCTGATGCGGTTCGCGCTGATCGACACCTTCAAGGCGAACCAGCTGCCGCACCATGTGTGGGCGTTCGCCATCGGCTGGGCGCTGCTCGCGGGCGTGGCCGGCTTTGTGTACTTCTGGAAGGCTGAGGAGCGGTACGGACGTGGCTGA
- a CDS encoding glycosyltransferase family 2 protein produces the protein MKVGAVIITMGNRPEELRALLDSVAKQDGDRVEIAVVGNGSPLPELPEGIRTVELPENVGIPAGRNAGIEAFGPGGRDVDVLLFLDDDGLLAHEDTAELCRQAFAADPRLGIISFRIADPDTGETQRRHVPRLRAADPMRSSRVTTFLGGANAVRTAVFAEVGGLPDDFFYAHEETDLAWRALDAGWQIDYRSDMVLFHPTTAPARHAVYHRMVARNRVWLARRNLPAPLVPVYLGVWLLLTLARRPSRPALRAWLGGFKEGWVSPCGPRRPMKWATVWRLTRLGRPPVI, from the coding sequence ATGAAGGTCGGCGCGGTCATCATCACGATGGGCAACCGCCCCGAGGAGCTGCGCGCCCTCCTGGACTCGGTCGCCAAGCAGGACGGCGACCGGGTCGAGATCGCGGTGGTCGGCAACGGTTCGCCGCTGCCCGAGCTCCCCGAGGGCATACGGACCGTCGAGCTGCCGGAGAACGTCGGCATCCCGGCCGGCCGCAATGCCGGTATCGAGGCGTTCGGGCCCGGCGGCCGCGATGTCGATGTGCTGCTCTTCCTCGACGACGACGGACTGCTGGCCCACGAGGACACCGCCGAGCTGTGCCGCCAGGCCTTCGCCGCGGACCCCCGGCTGGGCATCATCAGCTTCCGGATCGCCGACCCGGACACCGGCGAGACCCAGCGCCGGCACGTCCCGCGGCTGCGCGCCGCCGACCCGATGCGCTCGTCGCGGGTGACCACCTTCCTCGGTGGCGCGAACGCGGTCCGTACGGCGGTCTTCGCGGAGGTCGGCGGGCTGCCCGACGACTTCTTCTACGCCCATGAGGAGACGGACCTCGCCTGGCGGGCCCTGGACGCGGGGTGGCAGATCGACTACCGGTCGGACATGGTCCTCTTCCACCCGACGACGGCCCCGGCCCGGCACGCGGTCTACCACCGCATGGTGGCCCGCAACCGCGTCTGGCTGGCCCGCCGCAACCTCCCCGCCCCGCTGGTGCCGGTCTACCTCGGCGTCTGGCTTCTGCTCACCCTCGCCCGCCGGCCGTCGCGGCCGGCGCTGCGGGCCTGGCTGGGCGGCTTCAAGGAGGGCTGGGTCTCGCCGTGCGGTCCCAGGCGCCCCATGAAGTGGGCTACCGTTTGGCGACTGACCCGACTGGGCCGCCCTCCCGTCATCTGA
- a CDS encoding CDP-alcohol phosphatidyltransferase family protein, with protein sequence MQKPSVAELRPVVHPPGVKDRRSGEHWAGRLYMRELSLRIDRHLVNTRITPNQLTYVMTVAGVLAAPALLVPGIAGALLGVLMVQLYLLLDCVDGEVARWKKQFSLGGVYLDRVGAYLCDAAVLVGFGLRAADLWGAGRVDWLWAFLGTLAALGAILIKAETDLVGVARHQGGLPPVKETASEPRSSGMALARKAAAALKFHRLVLGVEASLLILVLAVLDTVRGDLFFSRLGVAVLAGIALLQTLLHLVSILASSRLK encoded by the coding sequence ATGCAGAAGCCATCGGTAGCTGAGCTCCGCCCGGTCGTTCACCCTCCGGGGGTGAAGGACCGGCGGAGCGGCGAGCACTGGGCCGGCCGGCTCTACATGCGCGAGCTCTCGCTGCGCATCGACCGCCACCTGGTGAACACGCGGATCACGCCCAACCAGCTGACCTACGTGATGACCGTCGCCGGCGTCCTCGCCGCTCCGGCCCTTCTGGTGCCGGGGATCGCGGGGGCACTGCTCGGCGTGCTGATGGTCCAGCTCTATCTGCTGCTCGACTGCGTCGACGGCGAGGTCGCCCGCTGGAAGAAGCAGTTCTCCCTGGGCGGGGTGTACCTGGACCGGGTCGGCGCCTACCTGTGCGACGCCGCGGTGCTGGTCGGCTTCGGCCTGCGCGCTGCCGACCTGTGGGGCGCGGGGCGGGTCGACTGGCTGTGGGCCTTCCTCGGCACGCTCGCCGCGCTCGGCGCCATCCTGATCAAGGCCGAGACCGACCTCGTCGGTGTCGCCCGTCACCAGGGCGGTCTGCCGCCGGTCAAGGAGACGGCGTCCGAGCCGCGCTCGTCCGGCATGGCGCTGGCCCGCAAGGCGGCCGCGGCGCTGAAGTTCCACCGCCTTGTCCTCGGGGTCGAGGCCTCCCTGCTGATCCTGGTCCTGGCGGTCCTGGACACGGTCCGGGGCGACCTGTTCTTCTCCCGGCTCGGTGTCGCCGTGCTGGCCGGCATCGCGCTCCTGCAGACGCTGCTGCACCTGGTGTCCATCCTGGCGTCGAGCAGGCTGAAGTGA